AGATCAGCGTAAAAAACGGCGGATAACACAGTATCATAAAAATAAATAGCTTATATGACTAGTAGAAGAGATTTTATGAAAAAGGCTGGAATGATTGCTGCAGCTGCAGCAATCCCGGGAATAATGCAAGCAACAACATCCACAGAGGAGAGCAATAGTCTTTCCTCAAAAAAAGGAATGATAAAAACAGGTGTCCAATGGGATGTAATTGTTGTGGGAGGTGGTCCCTCCGGTTGCGCAGCGGCAACGGCAGCGGCACGAGAAGGTGCTAAGGTTTTGTTGATAGAATCAACAGGAATGTTAGGAGGAATGGGAACATCAGGATTGTTAAATGCCTGGTGCCCCTTTACGGATAAAGAAAAGATAATTTACAGAGGAATTGCCGAAAGGGTTTTCCTTGAGGCAAAAAAAGGAGTTCCACATAGCAAAGGTAACGACTGGGTCCCCATCAATACGGAATATCTAAAAACGGTATACGACGATCTGGTCACTTCCGAAGGAGTTTCTGTGTTATTCTTCTCCACCATGGCCGCGGTAGAGATGAAGCAGGAAGGAGTGGTGGATGCAATTGTTGTAGCCAACAAAGCCGGACTCACTGCTTACAAAGCAAAACTGTTTATCGACTGCACAGGCGATGGTGATTTAGCAACATGGGCCGGTGCAGGTTTTGATATGGGCGATGAAGAAGGAAATGTTCAGCAAGGCACTCTTTGTTTTTCCTTATCCAACATCGACCCTTACGAATTTTCACTAGTTGGCTCTGTGCACACCAACCGAAAAGACGGACCTATTCATAAGATGCTCGATTCTGGTAAATATAATCTGATAAAAGACAATCATATCAACGATAAATACGCCGGACCAGGATATCTGATGTTCAACGCAGGACATGTAACAGTAGACAGTACAGATCCAGTCTCTCTTTCGAAAGCCATGATGGCTGGCCGGAAAGTAGCCCGACAATTCCAGGAAGGACTCGCCGAATATGAACCTAAGGTGTTTGCTTCCTCTTATCTGGCAAGTACTGCTTCATTAATGGGAATTCGCGAAAGTCGACGCATCAAGTGTGATTATACTTTCACGTTAGATGATTGGTTAGCCCGCAAAGAATTTGAGGATGGCATTGGTCGTAACGCCTATTATATCGATGTACATAAAAGCAATGCCACAACATATCCCAGATACGGAAAAGGAGAATCGCACGGAATTCCTTTCCGAAGCCTTCTTCCAATAGGATTAAAGAATGTTTTTGTAGCCGGCCGTTGTATTTCAACCGATCATTACGCACATGGAAGTCTGCGTGTAATGCCACCTT
This window of the Bacteroides intestinalis DSM 17393 genome carries:
- a CDS encoding FAD-dependent oxidoreductase produces the protein MTSRRDFMKKAGMIAAAAAIPGIMQATTSTEESNSLSSKKGMIKTGVQWDVIVVGGGPSGCAAATAAAREGAKVLLIESTGMLGGMGTSGLLNAWCPFTDKEKIIYRGIAERVFLEAKKGVPHSKGNDWVPINTEYLKTVYDDLVTSEGVSVLFFSTMAAVEMKQEGVVDAIVVANKAGLTAYKAKLFIDCTGDGDLATWAGAGFDMGDEEGNVQQGTLCFSLSNIDPYEFSLVGSVHTNRKDGPIHKMLDSGKYNLIKDNHINDKYAGPGYLMFNAGHVTVDSTDPVSLSKAMMAGRKVARQFQEGLAEYEPKVFASSYLASTASLMGIRESRRIKCDYTFTLDDWLARKEFEDGIGRNAYYIDVHKSNATTYPRYGKGESHGIPFRSLLPIGLKNVFVAGRCISTDHYAHGSLRVMPPCLVTGEAVGVAAGQICRSKSPDVHNVDIKQLRNRLQQVGQLL